One window of Triticum dicoccoides isolate Atlit2015 ecotype Zavitan chromosome 5A, WEW_v2.0, whole genome shotgun sequence genomic DNA carries:
- the LOC119303296 gene encoding AP2-like ethylene-responsive transcription factor CRL5 isoform X2 has protein sequence MTNGGHSMSGASIASGAGGWLGFSLSPHVAMEAAAGSGIVDVAGHHHAQHGGVYYHPDAVASSPMSFYFGGSDNVGAASGGYYSGISALPLRSDGSLCLADALRRSEQKHHGAEVSAPPKLEDFLGASPAMALSLDNSGYYYGGQGHGHGDAGGGQHQLPYAMMPGSGGHHMYYDAHAALLDEQAAATSAAMEAAGWMARAGDVYDVDAGNGEDAIVATGHDNPGGYVHPLTLSMSSGSQSSCVTMQQAAAHAHAYVGAGGECVGQATAASKKRGAGAGQNKQPVVHRKCIDTFGQRTSKYRGVTSRHRWTGRYEAHLWDNSCRKEGQTRKGRQVYLGGYDMEEKAARAYDLAALKYWGASTHINFPVEDYQEELEVMKNMTRQEYVAHLRRKSSGFSRGASVYRGVTRHHQQGRWQARIGRVSGNKDLYLGTFSAEADAAEAYDVAAIKFRGLNAVTNFDINRYDVDKIMESSTLLPGDQVRRRKDGPDESAAVVASAAAALVQAGSAADYWRQPAAVTTEEHSRHHLDLLSSESFSLLRGVVSLDGDAAGAQGQGNRMSGASSLATSLSNSREQSPDQGGGLAMLFARPAAPKLASSLPMGTWVSSPAPARPGVSVAHMPVFAAWADA, from the exons ATGACCAACGGCGGCCACAGCATGAGCGGCGCCAGCATCGCGAGCGGTGCTGGCGGCTGGCTGGGTTTCTCGCTGTCGCCTCACGTCGccatggaggcggcggccggctcCGGCATCGTCGACGTGGCCGGCCACCACCACGCGCAGCACGGCGGGGTCTACTATCACCCTGACGCGGTCGCCTCCTCCCCCATGTCCTTCTACTTCGGTGGGAGCGACAATGTCGGCGCCGCGAGCGGCGGGTACTACTCCGGGATCTCCGCACTGCCTCTCAGGTCCGACGGCTCCCTCTGCCTCGCCGACGCGCTCCGGAGGAGCGAGCAGAAACACCACG GGGCGGAGGTGTCGGCGCCGCCGAAGCTCGAGGACTTCCTGGGCGCGAGTCCCGCCATGGCGCTGAGCCTGGACAACTCGGGCTACTACTACGGCGGCCAAGGCCACGGCCATGGCGACGCAGGAGGCGGCCAGCACCAGCTGCCGTACGCCATGATGCCTGGCTCCGGTGGCCACCACATGTACTACGACGCCCACGCGGCGTTGCTGGACGAGCAGGCTGCAGCCACGTCGGCCGCGATGGAAGCGGCCGGCTGGATGGCGCGTGCCGGAGACGTCTACGACGTGGACGCCGGCAACGGCGAGGACGCCATCGTGGCGACCGGCCACGACAACCCCGGTGGGTACGTACACCCGCTGACGCTGTCCATGAGCTCCGGGTCCCAGTCCAGCTGCGTCACCATGCAGCAGGCGGCTGCACACGCCCACGCCTACGTCGGTGCCGGCGGCGAGTGCGTCGGCCAGGCGACCGCGGCCAGCAAGAAGCGCGGCGCGGGCGCCGGGCAGAACAAGCAGCCGGTCGTGCACCGCAAGTGCATCGACACCTTCGGCCAGCGCACGTCCAAATACCGGGGCGTCACCAG CAGGCATAGGTGGACGGGGAGGTATGAGGCGCACCTCTGGGACAACAGCTGCCGGAAGGAAGGCCAGACCAGGAAAGGCCGGCAAG TTTATCTTG GTGGGTATGACATGGAGGAGAAGGCGGCGAGGGCGTATGACCTCGCGGCGCTCAAGTACTGGGGCGCGTCCACGCACATCAACTTCCCG GTGGAGGACTACCAGGAGGAGCTGGAGGTGATGAAGAACATGACCAGGCAGGAGTATGTGGCTCACCTCAGAAG GAAGAGCAGCGGGTTCTCGCGCGGCGCCTCGGTGTACCGGGGAGTCACCAGGCACCACCAGCAGGGGCGGTGGCAGGCGCGCATCGGCCGCGTCTCCGGCAACAAGGACCTCTACCTCGGCACATTCA GCGCGGAGGCGGACGCGGCGGAGGCGTACGACGTGGCGGCGATCAAGTTCCGCGGCCTCAACGCGGTCACCAACTTCGACATCAACCGCTACGACGTGGACAAGATCATGGAGAGCAGCACGCTCCTGCCCGGCGACCAGGTGCGGCGCAGGAAGGACGGCCCCGACGAGAGCGCCGCCGTGGTGGCAAGCGCGGCGGCGGCCCTCGTGCAGGCCGGCAGCGCCGCGGACTACTGGAGGCAGCCTGCGGCGGTGACCACGGAAGAGCACAGCCGCCACCACCTGGACCTTCTGTCGAGCGAGTCCTTCTCCCTGCTGCGCGGCGTGGTGTCCCTGGACGGCGACGCGGCTGGTGCTCAGGGGCAGGGCAACCGCATGTCGGGCGCGTCGTCCCTGGCCACGAGCCTGAGCAACTCCCGGGAGCAGAGCCCGGACCAGGGAGGCGGCCTGGCCATGCTGTTCGCCCGGCCCGCGGCGCCGAAGCTGGCGAGCTCGCTGCCCATGGGCACCTGGGTCTCATCGCCGGCGCCGGCCAGGCCCGGCGTGTCCGTGGCGCACATGCCAGTGTTCGCCGCGTGGGCCGACGCCTGA
- the LOC119303296 gene encoding AP2-like ethylene-responsive transcription factor CRL5 isoform X3: MTNGGHSMSGASIASGAGGWLGFSLSPHVAMEAAAGSGIVDVAGHHHAQHGGVYYHPDAVASSPMSFYFGGSDNVGAASGGYYSGISALPLRSDGSLCLADALRRSEQKHHGAEVSAPPKLEDFLGASPAMALSLDNSGYYYGGQGHGHGDAGGGQHQLPYAMMPGSGGHHMYYDAHAALLDEQAAATSAAMEAAGWMARAGDVYDVDAGNGEDAIVATGHDNPGGYVHPLTLSMSSGSQSSCVTMQQAAAHAHAYVGAGGECVGQATAASKKRGAGAGQNKQPVVHRKCIDTFGQRTSKYRGVTRHRWTGRYEAHLWDNSCRKEGQTRKGRQVYLGGYDMEEKAARAYDLAALKYWGASTHINFPVEDYQEELEVMKNMTRQEYVAHLRRKSSGFSRGASVYRGVTRHHQQGRWQARIGRVSGNKDLYLGTFSAEADAAEAYDVAAIKFRGLNAVTNFDINRYDVDKIMESSTLLPGDQVRRRKDGPDESAAVVASAAAALVQAGSAADYWRQPAAVTTEEHSRHHLDLLSSESFSLLRGVVSLDGDAAGAQGQGNRMSGASSLATSLSNSREQSPDQGGGLAMLFARPAAPKLASSLPMGTWVSSPAPARPGVSVAHMPVFAAWADA; encoded by the exons ATGACCAACGGCGGCCACAGCATGAGCGGCGCCAGCATCGCGAGCGGTGCTGGCGGCTGGCTGGGTTTCTCGCTGTCGCCTCACGTCGccatggaggcggcggccggctcCGGCATCGTCGACGTGGCCGGCCACCACCACGCGCAGCACGGCGGGGTCTACTATCACCCTGACGCGGTCGCCTCCTCCCCCATGTCCTTCTACTTCGGTGGGAGCGACAATGTCGGCGCCGCGAGCGGCGGGTACTACTCCGGGATCTCCGCACTGCCTCTCAGGTCCGACGGCTCCCTCTGCCTCGCCGACGCGCTCCGGAGGAGCGAGCAGAAACACCACG GGGCGGAGGTGTCGGCGCCGCCGAAGCTCGAGGACTTCCTGGGCGCGAGTCCCGCCATGGCGCTGAGCCTGGACAACTCGGGCTACTACTACGGCGGCCAAGGCCACGGCCATGGCGACGCAGGAGGCGGCCAGCACCAGCTGCCGTACGCCATGATGCCTGGCTCCGGTGGCCACCACATGTACTACGACGCCCACGCGGCGTTGCTGGACGAGCAGGCTGCAGCCACGTCGGCCGCGATGGAAGCGGCCGGCTGGATGGCGCGTGCCGGAGACGTCTACGACGTGGACGCCGGCAACGGCGAGGACGCCATCGTGGCGACCGGCCACGACAACCCCGGTGGGTACGTACACCCGCTGACGCTGTCCATGAGCTCCGGGTCCCAGTCCAGCTGCGTCACCATGCAGCAGGCGGCTGCACACGCCCACGCCTACGTCGGTGCCGGCGGCGAGTGCGTCGGCCAGGCGACCGCGGCCAGCAAGAAGCGCGGCGCGGGCGCCGGGCAGAACAAGCAGCCGGTCGTGCACCGCAAGTGCATCGACACCTTCGGCCAGCGCACGTCCAAATACCGGGGCGTCACCAG GCATAGGTGGACGGGGAGGTATGAGGCGCACCTCTGGGACAACAGCTGCCGGAAGGAAGGCCAGACCAGGAAAGGCCGGCAAG TTTATCTTG GTGGGTATGACATGGAGGAGAAGGCGGCGAGGGCGTATGACCTCGCGGCGCTCAAGTACTGGGGCGCGTCCACGCACATCAACTTCCCG GTGGAGGACTACCAGGAGGAGCTGGAGGTGATGAAGAACATGACCAGGCAGGAGTATGTGGCTCACCTCAGAAG GAAGAGCAGCGGGTTCTCGCGCGGCGCCTCGGTGTACCGGGGAGTCACCAGGCACCACCAGCAGGGGCGGTGGCAGGCGCGCATCGGCCGCGTCTCCGGCAACAAGGACCTCTACCTCGGCACATTCA GCGCGGAGGCGGACGCGGCGGAGGCGTACGACGTGGCGGCGATCAAGTTCCGCGGCCTCAACGCGGTCACCAACTTCGACATCAACCGCTACGACGTGGACAAGATCATGGAGAGCAGCACGCTCCTGCCCGGCGACCAGGTGCGGCGCAGGAAGGACGGCCCCGACGAGAGCGCCGCCGTGGTGGCAAGCGCGGCGGCGGCCCTCGTGCAGGCCGGCAGCGCCGCGGACTACTGGAGGCAGCCTGCGGCGGTGACCACGGAAGAGCACAGCCGCCACCACCTGGACCTTCTGTCGAGCGAGTCCTTCTCCCTGCTGCGCGGCGTGGTGTCCCTGGACGGCGACGCGGCTGGTGCTCAGGGGCAGGGCAACCGCATGTCGGGCGCGTCGTCCCTGGCCACGAGCCTGAGCAACTCCCGGGAGCAGAGCCCGGACCAGGGAGGCGGCCTGGCCATGCTGTTCGCCCGGCCCGCGGCGCCGAAGCTGGCGAGCTCGCTGCCCATGGGCACCTGGGTCTCATCGCCGGCGCCGGCCAGGCCCGGCGTGTCCGTGGCGCACATGCCAGTGTTCGCCGCGTGGGCCGACGCCTGA
- the LOC119303296 gene encoding AP2-like ethylene-responsive transcription factor CRL5 isoform X1, with product MTNGGHSMSGASIASGAGGWLGFSLSPHVAMEAAAGSGIVDVAGHHHAQHGGVYYHPDAVASSPMSFYFGGSDNVGAASGGYYSGISALPLRSDGSLCLADALRRSEQKHHGAEVSAPPKLEDFLGASPAMALSLDNSGYYYGGQGHGHGDAGGGQHQLPYAMMPGSGGHHMYYDAHAALLDEQAAATSAAMEAAGWMARAGDVYDVDAGNGEDAIVATGHDNPGGYVHPLTLSMSSGSQSSCVTMQQAAAHAHAYVGAGGECVGQATAASKKRGAGAGQNKQPVVHRKCIDTFGQRTSKYRGVTSKSRHRWTGRYEAHLWDNSCRKEGQTRKGRQVYLGGYDMEEKAARAYDLAALKYWGASTHINFPVEDYQEELEVMKNMTRQEYVAHLRRKSSGFSRGASVYRGVTRHHQQGRWQARIGRVSGNKDLYLGTFSAEADAAEAYDVAAIKFRGLNAVTNFDINRYDVDKIMESSTLLPGDQVRRRKDGPDESAAVVASAAAALVQAGSAADYWRQPAAVTTEEHSRHHLDLLSSESFSLLRGVVSLDGDAAGAQGQGNRMSGASSLATSLSNSREQSPDQGGGLAMLFARPAAPKLASSLPMGTWVSSPAPARPGVSVAHMPVFAAWADA from the exons ATGACCAACGGCGGCCACAGCATGAGCGGCGCCAGCATCGCGAGCGGTGCTGGCGGCTGGCTGGGTTTCTCGCTGTCGCCTCACGTCGccatggaggcggcggccggctcCGGCATCGTCGACGTGGCCGGCCACCACCACGCGCAGCACGGCGGGGTCTACTATCACCCTGACGCGGTCGCCTCCTCCCCCATGTCCTTCTACTTCGGTGGGAGCGACAATGTCGGCGCCGCGAGCGGCGGGTACTACTCCGGGATCTCCGCACTGCCTCTCAGGTCCGACGGCTCCCTCTGCCTCGCCGACGCGCTCCGGAGGAGCGAGCAGAAACACCACG GGGCGGAGGTGTCGGCGCCGCCGAAGCTCGAGGACTTCCTGGGCGCGAGTCCCGCCATGGCGCTGAGCCTGGACAACTCGGGCTACTACTACGGCGGCCAAGGCCACGGCCATGGCGACGCAGGAGGCGGCCAGCACCAGCTGCCGTACGCCATGATGCCTGGCTCCGGTGGCCACCACATGTACTACGACGCCCACGCGGCGTTGCTGGACGAGCAGGCTGCAGCCACGTCGGCCGCGATGGAAGCGGCCGGCTGGATGGCGCGTGCCGGAGACGTCTACGACGTGGACGCCGGCAACGGCGAGGACGCCATCGTGGCGACCGGCCACGACAACCCCGGTGGGTACGTACACCCGCTGACGCTGTCCATGAGCTCCGGGTCCCAGTCCAGCTGCGTCACCATGCAGCAGGCGGCTGCACACGCCCACGCCTACGTCGGTGCCGGCGGCGAGTGCGTCGGCCAGGCGACCGCGGCCAGCAAGAAGCGCGGCGCGGGCGCCGGGCAGAACAAGCAGCCGGTCGTGCACCGCAAGTGCATCGACACCTTCGGCCAGCGCACGTCCAAATACCGGGGCGTCACCAG CAAAAGCAGGCATAGGTGGACGGGGAGGTATGAGGCGCACCTCTGGGACAACAGCTGCCGGAAGGAAGGCCAGACCAGGAAAGGCCGGCAAG TTTATCTTG GTGGGTATGACATGGAGGAGAAGGCGGCGAGGGCGTATGACCTCGCGGCGCTCAAGTACTGGGGCGCGTCCACGCACATCAACTTCCCG GTGGAGGACTACCAGGAGGAGCTGGAGGTGATGAAGAACATGACCAGGCAGGAGTATGTGGCTCACCTCAGAAG GAAGAGCAGCGGGTTCTCGCGCGGCGCCTCGGTGTACCGGGGAGTCACCAGGCACCACCAGCAGGGGCGGTGGCAGGCGCGCATCGGCCGCGTCTCCGGCAACAAGGACCTCTACCTCGGCACATTCA GCGCGGAGGCGGACGCGGCGGAGGCGTACGACGTGGCGGCGATCAAGTTCCGCGGCCTCAACGCGGTCACCAACTTCGACATCAACCGCTACGACGTGGACAAGATCATGGAGAGCAGCACGCTCCTGCCCGGCGACCAGGTGCGGCGCAGGAAGGACGGCCCCGACGAGAGCGCCGCCGTGGTGGCAAGCGCGGCGGCGGCCCTCGTGCAGGCCGGCAGCGCCGCGGACTACTGGAGGCAGCCTGCGGCGGTGACCACGGAAGAGCACAGCCGCCACCACCTGGACCTTCTGTCGAGCGAGTCCTTCTCCCTGCTGCGCGGCGTGGTGTCCCTGGACGGCGACGCGGCTGGTGCTCAGGGGCAGGGCAACCGCATGTCGGGCGCGTCGTCCCTGGCCACGAGCCTGAGCAACTCCCGGGAGCAGAGCCCGGACCAGGGAGGCGGCCTGGCCATGCTGTTCGCCCGGCCCGCGGCGCCGAAGCTGGCGAGCTCGCTGCCCATGGGCACCTGGGTCTCATCGCCGGCGCCGGCCAGGCCCGGCGTGTCCGTGGCGCACATGCCAGTGTTCGCCGCGTGGGCCGACGCCTGA